TGAAATCAAAGCGTCATTATCAAATAGCGTTCTTAAGAGTGTCAACGACCGGATGGCAGAAATGCATGCATCACTGCATGATCAGCCTATTTCACTATCCATGGATCAAAGCGCACGTACTTCATGGGAAGGTGCAGTAACTCCGCATGTCAACAATGTGCCTTTCTCAATGGCGGGGCAGGGGCAGCAAGCTGCAATAAAGATCTCATTGGCAATGAGCCGTCATTCTGAGAGCGCAGCTTTTGTAATGATAGAAGAGCCTGAGAATCACCTAACTTATACTAGTCTCACAACTCTCCTACAACGTATGGAGTCACTCGCAGGGGAGCATCAACAGTTATTTATTACTACTCATAGTTCTTTTGTTATTAACCGCATGGGTTTAAATAGCCTCCATCTTCTCGGCGGCAGTAATCCGTATAAAATCGATGAAATGGAAGAGAGTACAGTTAGGTACTTTCAGAAGCTTCCAGGATACGATACCCTTCGAATGGTTCTTTCGAACAAGATTGTTCTTGTCGAAGGCCCTTCAGATGAGATTATCTTCGAGCGCATTTTTCGAGATAAATATGGTTATCGACCGATGGAATTGGGAATTGACGTGATCAGCTTGCATGGCCTGTCATTTCATCGGTGTCTGGAACTATGCGCAGCTCTCGATAAGTATGTGGCTGCTATACGCGACAATGACGGTGCTGAACCAGACGAGTTGACTAAACCGCTTGAGGAGTTTCTGGTAGAAGGAAGACGGGAGTTTTTCATTGGTAAGAAGGACCACGGCGGGACTCTCGAGCCTCAATTATTGTTTTATAACGGAGAGATGGCGCTTAGGGAGGTTCTTGGTATCAGCGAAAATGCCAACCTGTCAACTTGGATGAAGCGAGAGAAGACAGAGGCTGCTCTTCGTATTGCAAGTGCTCAAAAATCTATTATTCCACCACAATACATGCTCGACGCAACTTCTTTTATACATGGCTGAACCATGGCTAATTATCTTAAAATTGCAGTAGCAGGGTCAGGTAAGACCCAAAGCATCGTGGAGCACTGTGCATCGCTACAAAAGGACTATAGAGCTTTGGTAGTGACGTTCACTCAAAATAACCAAGCTGAACTGCGCAATCGTATTGCTAAAGATGCAGGTGATCACTCTGGCATTTTGGTAATGGGTTGGTTCATGTTTCTATTGCGGGATTTCGCCCGCCCGTTCCTACCCTTTAAATTCACAGGAGAGAGGATTCATGGCTTTAATTTTGATGGCCGACCATACAGAATGGCTAAGGGATTACGGCGTTTTCTTGACCAAAGTGGATCAGCATACGCATGTGAACTGGCTCGTTTATCACATGAGCTGGTAGAAGCATCCCATGGCGCACTATTGCGTCGACTGGAATGTATTTACGACTTAATCCTGATCGATGAGATTCAGGACCTCAGTAGTCATGATTGGGAGATTATTGACATACTTCTTAATTCCTCGCTTGAAGTTAGAATGGTCGGTGACATAAGGCAGGCGGTGCTTTCCACTAATCCTCGCAGCCCGAAGAACAAGAAGTACGCTTATGCTGACGCTTTAAAGTGGTTCCGAGAACGCGAGGTACGCGGGATACTTAATGTTTCTTATTGCACAACTACCTGGCGTTGCCACCCCAAAATAGCTGAGTTTTCTGATACTATTTTCAATTCAAGTTGGTCGTTTCCTCCCACTGAGTCAGTAAACAAAAGAATAACTGATCATGATGGTGTTTTCCTATTAAGGCAAGAACATGTTCAAGAGTATGTGGACCGTTTCCGACCAAAGTGCCTTAGGGATAGTGCTAACTCTGGAAAAGCTTTCGATCTTAATTACACGAATTTCCGGCTTGCAAAGGGCACATCTTGCAAAAGGGTACTTATTGTACCAACAGCAGGTATTAGGCAATTTTTGCAATCTGGTATCTATTTGAATCCGATTCCGGCAGCGAAATTTTATGTAGCAGTGACACGCGCTGAACAGAGCGTGGCAATCGTAGTTGATAATCCAGGGCAGTCACGGCTCCCGTATTGGAAGCCTAAATAGTATGCCCAGAGAACAAGGCGGTTCACCTGACGGTCACTCCGCTGGCGCTGGGACGACAAGGAGCCATTATTAACCAAGAAGAGGATCATATTGAGCATTTCTCGCCAAGGGCCGACTCTGCATGTTATAGCGAATTCGGCCAGGTTATACCTGCGGCTTTGCAAGCATGGAGTTAACCAAATTCCTCCTGCATCTCCGCTTCTAATTGGAATAGGAAGGTTGAGGGCTTTGAATAATGAAAATCGAGAAGGTTTTAATAAAGAATTTTCGCTGCTTTGGGCCGGGATGGTGTAAGATCAAAATGGAAAATTGTGTCACTGCGTTCGTTGGTAACAATGGCAGCGGTAAAACAGCCGTCTTCCAAGCATTATCTCGTCTTTTTGGTATTACGCCTTCGCAGCGAAGAGTGCGACGTCAGGACTTTCATCTACCAGTCAATCAGCAGGATCTTCAGTCGGGGACAACCCTGTCGATCGAGGTTCTCTTCTCTTTTCCGGAGCTGAAATGGTTGGATGAAGATGCAGCCGAAGAAGCGGTTCCAGAATTTTTTCGACAGATGGCTGCTTCCGCTCCAGGCTCAACGCTTAAGGCAAGAATGCGGCTGCAAGCAACTTGGACCGACGATGGCACGCCGGAAGGCAACATTGAGGAAGATTTAAGGTGGATAACTACGCTCGATGACGATTTCGAGTGGGACGATTGCAATCGAGTACAGGCCATGGAACGAGGCGCCATCCAGCTTATTTATGTCCCGGCTACCCGTGATGCTGCGGGGAAGGTGAACGCTTTGCTCAAGGGTCGTCTGTGGCAGGCCGCAAAATGGTCCGATCAGTTTAGGGACCGCAGCGAGGAAACCGCCCAAGAGATTCAGCGACAGTTCTGGCGCGAGGATCCCACTCGTTTTGTAAGTGAACGCCTTTCCAGGCGATGGAAGCAGGTCCACGAAGCGGATACGGATTCCACGCCGTTCCTACGCCTTATCGAAAGTCGATTTGAAGAACTGGTCCGAAAGGCAGAATTCGCCTTTTTTCCCGACGAGGCAAACCAGGAGCGCGAGCTCTCGGATCTCAGCGATGGTCAGCGCTCGCTTTTCCATATCGCGCTCACGGCAGCTACATTGGAGGTCGAGAAGGACTTGTTCGCACAGCCTTCCGAGGAGAGTGCATTCGATCAAGAGAAGTTACGGCGTACAAGCCTCACATTGCTTGCGATAGAAGAACCCGAAAATAGCCTTTCGCCCTTCTTTCTCTCCCGCATCCTCTCGCAAGTCCGGGAAGTTGGCGCAATGTCATCTGCGCAAGTTGCTCTATCAAGTCATTCTCCTGCGATTCTCAGCCGCATAGAGCCAAAGGAGGTGCGTTATTTTCGGCTCAAACGAGATACGCGGCGTGCTTTTGTCAAACGACTCAAGCTACCGAAAGACGACATAGAAGCCAGCCAATATGTCCGACTTGCCGTCAGGGCCTACCCGGAACTTTACTTCGCTCGTTTCGTGATTCTTGGCGAGGGAGACTCCGAGCGCCTTGTAATTCCAAGGATTGCTCAAGCCATGGGCATTCAACTTGATCCATCCTTCGTGCCGATTGTGCCTTTGGGTGGAAGATATGTCAGCCATTTCTGGAGGCTTCTCAACAGTCTCGGTATCCCACACGCGACCCTGCTTGACCTTGACCTTGGAAGAGCGCACGGTGGCGGGGCCCTGATCGCCGATTTGGTCGCCAAGCTGAAAGAGTTTGATAATGATCTCGGTGATAACGCGATAGTCGAAGCTGGCAAAATCGATCCTGACGGAGTGGATGCCATAGATGACTATGAACTAATGGATGAAGACGAGGACAATGATTGGTTAAAGGCCCTGAGGCAGGAAGGAATATTCTTCTCATTTCCGCTTGATATCGATTTTGCGATGCTCCATGCTTTTCCAGGCGCCTATCAACGCCCACACCCCGGAGGTCGGGGGCCGCGGGGCGGCGCCGATGCGATTGATGACAAAAAAAAGGTAACTTTGAAAACCAACGGTGATCCCGAGCTGTACGATGAAGACTACAAAGAGGAGTTCAAGTGGTATCCGTATTTGTTTCTGAACCGGAGCAAGCCGGATATGCATATCGCTGCGCTCGCCCGCGTTGAAGATGATGACCTAGCCAAAAATGCCCCTCCTGAGCTGGTAGCGTTAATCGAGCATTTGAAGAAAAAGCTCGACTTAGAGGAGAACAATGAATGAGCCTCCTGCGCCCAGATGAATGGGAACCTCAGGGAGTTACTGAGCTTGAACCGCGTGCATGGGCCGCCTTACGGCAGACGGCGCAAAGTGTCCTTGTTACTGCGGGGGCGGGTGCGGGAAAAACTGAGTTTTTGGCGCAAAAGGCAACCTATCTTCTCCAGACCGGTTTGTGCTCTACGCCGAAACGCATACTTGCCATAAGTTTCAAGCGCGATGCAGCCTACAATCTTGCAGAACGGGTAGCAAAGCGTTGTCCAGCTGAGCAAGCTCGGCGGTTCGATTCCTATACCTTCGATGCATTCTCGAAAAGCCTGGTGGACCGATTTCGCGCGGCGATTCCAGAACCCTATAGACCTCCAGCTAACTATCGAATCGTAATGCCGCGTAGGCTGGAATACGAATATTTTTTGGATACTTATAACATTCGAGGAGTTAACGCTCAGCAGCTTGAGCGTGCGATAGCCAGGATACAATTACCAGTGGCGGATAATGGACCGGAACTTCAACGTGCAGTCGCGCTATATTGGCAGTCCCAATATAACGACTACACCTATGTATCTCTGTCGTTTCCAATGCTTAATCGGCTTGTTGAATTGCTGCTTCGGGAGAACCCGGAAATCCTCAAAGCCTTGCGTCTCACATATTCTATCGTGTTTCTCGATGAGTTTCAGGACACAACCTTTTCCCAATTTCAACTTCTTCGTACCGCGTTTGATGGAAGCGACGCCATCTTTACAGCCGTAGGGGATGACAAACAGCGCATTATGGTATGGGCAGGTGCAATGCCAGACGCTTTCGACCAGTTCGAGCGGCAGTTCGGTGCGAAACGGATCTCGTTGGTCTCCAACTGGCGTTCGCATGAGGATCTTGTCAGGATTCAGCACGTCATCGCTACCAGGATCGATTCCACAGTAGAGGAACCCGAAGCCCGCGTCGAACGATTGGTTGACGGTGACGTTGCAGCGATCTGGGAGTTTGCGGGGGAAAATGAGGAAAGCAATTGCCTCGCGCAGTGGATTGAGCGCGAGGTGCAGGCAGAAAATATTGAGCAGCATGATGTAGCAATACTTGTGCGTATGCGTGCTGATGTAGTGGAAAGCCAGCTTTCGCCTGCATTCGAAGCGCATGGTCTCAGGCTACGAAACGTAGCCCGCAATGTGGGGGACATCGCGATACAGGATTTACTTAGTGAGGATCTGACGCAGATACTCATGCGCCTCTTGCGGCTTGGAGCGACAGAAAAAAGCCCTGAAAACTGGAACGCCGCCCTGCGCGACTTACAGTTTCTCGAAGCCGTTAATTCCTCCGATGAAGCAGGGTTGAGACGATTGCAGCAGCGTCTTGAAAAGTTTGTCCGTAAGTTTCGACGGAAATTGCGGAGCCTTGATCCCATACCGAACTCTGAAACTGGATCCGCAGGAGCGGCCCTCGATTTTGTCGGGACTCAGGTTCTGCGCCGAGCATTTCCTGCCTACCAGCGTCAGACTGATTTTGATCGCATTTGGAAAGGGTTCTTGTTGCTCCTTCGGGAGTGCCTCGAGGACGCTGAAACATGGTCAGATGCTCTTGACAAATTCGAGGGGCTAAATCATACAGCGCTCATGACAATCCATAAGAGCAAGGGCCTCGAATTTCATACCATCATCTTCTATGGTCTCGACAATCAAACTTGGTGGAGCCTCAGGCCAGACCGTATGGAGGAGCTAAACTCATTCTTCGTGGCCTTTACCCGGGCAAAACAAAGGGGATTCTTCACGTTGTGCAATGAACGCGGCCAGCCTGTAGTTTGGATTGAAAACCTTCTTGCCCCCGCTGGAGTTAGGCGCATCGATTTCTGCGGAGGTTCTGGCGTGAAAAGTGTTGATTAAGGTTATTGGGAAATTCATTGAGCTTTATCCCATTGCATACTCCTAAACCATCCCACATCAATGATTTCACAGACCCATAAACCCCCAGCTCCCATAGCCATACCCCTCCCAAAATTCATATTTCACCTCCCAGAATAAACTAACCTCTCTGTGAGTAGAGGGACAATTTTTTTTACTCCCTCAAAAAAATTCACAGGGGGTGGTTTAAATGGAAAAAACATATTCCATCGGTGATGTCGCGAAACTAACCGGCATTACTGAAAAGCAGTTAAGGTTCTGGGAAGAGAAGGCCTATATTCCCCAGCCTGAAAGAGTTGTCTGCGGAGGCAGATCTTATCGCCGGTATTCAGAGGAACAAATTGAATTCCTCAAGGCTGTAAAGCAGTACCGGGACTATGGTTATCAGTTACGCAGGGCGCTACAGCTCGCAAATATGGACAAGGGAGGTGAGAGCAATGGCAGTTAAAAAGAAAAATTCACGGCAGAAAAAAATCTGCCCTTTCGTTGAAGGAGAATGCCTGGAAACCGGCTGCCAGCTTTATCATGAAGAGTTCAGCCGCTGTTTGATTGATCTGCTGACATTTAACCTCTACAGCCTGGCATCTGAGATGCGGAAATACAACAATAAGGAATAAAAACAAGGAAGCCCGCTATCGGACAGGGTAGCGGGCTTTTCACAAAAGCAATACGGCCAGCGAGCCACAAAGAAAGAAAAAGGAGGAAATATGAACCATGAAACAAACATCTATAACTCAAGAGGTTAATTTAAAGGAGATCCCCCAGGAACTGCTGAATAAAGAGCAGTGGATAGCCTGGAAGGGTGAATATAAAGAAAACGGAAAAGTTGTCAAAAGGCCCATAGACCCGAATACCGGCCTTTACGCAAAAACCAATACCCCGGATACCTGGAGCAGTTTTGCCAAGGCGTTTAAACATTACCGGGACAATGATCTTGACGGCATCGGGTTTGTATTTTCCGAAACCGATCCTTATCTGGGCATTGACCTGGATGATTGTCTTGATGACGGCCTTAGCCCGGAAATGGAAACCCTGGTGAAAAGTTTTAACAGCTACACTGAAATTAGCCCGTCTGGCAGGGGGCTTCATATCATAGTGAAGGGAAAACTCCCCGGAAGAGGCCTGCGCAAGGACAAAATAGAGGTTTATGACAAGGCGCGGTTTTTCACCATCACCGGCAACAGGATGGCAAATACACCGAAACAGATAGCCGAAAGAGAGGATGCGATAAATTTGTTGTATGACAAGCTCCTTTCTCCACAAACAAATGACACCGGGAATAACAACGGCACTGAAAAATCCATGCCTGCAGGCGATACTGAAAAGTTTAAAGCTCTTTGGGATGGCAATTACCAGGATTATCATTCACAGAGTGAGGCCGACCTGGCTTTGTGCCAGCTTCTTACTCATTATTCAGGCAAAAATCCTGAGGCTATTGACAAGCTTTTTCGCAACTCAGGCCTGTACCGGCCCAAGTGGGACGAGGCCCATTACAGTGACGGAAGCACTTATGGTCAGACAACCATTCAGAAGGCCATTGAAACCTCTGGCAACTCCCGGCAGGAAAAACCGGAAACATCAACCCAACAGCCGGAATTTAACCGCACGGATCTAGGCAACGCAGAGCGGCTTGTATATCATTTCGGTGATAAGATCCGCTACTGCCATGCCTGGAAGACCTGGTTTATCTGGGACGGCTGCAGGTGGTGCCCGGATGAAACCAACCGGATCAGGGAATTTGCCAAGCAAACAGTACGCCTAATTTATCATGAGGCCAAAAAGACCGAGGATGACAGTAAACGCCAGGCCCTTGCCAAGCATGCGGTATCTTCAGAATCCGAAAGTCGGATTCGTTCCATGGTTTCCCTGGCACAAAGTGATAACCAGGTGGCCATCAAGCCGGATGAATTTGATTGCGACAGGTTTTTATTCAACTGTTTGAACGGTACCCTGGATCTTCGTACCGGCAGGCTTTTCCCCCACCGGAAAGAAAATTACATCACCAAGCTGGCAAAAATTCATTTTGACCCGTATGCCAAGTGCCCGCAGTGGATGAGTTTTTTAAACCGGATCATGGACAAAAACGCCAACCTTATTGAATTTTTAAAGCGTGCTGTGGGCTATTCCTTAACAGGTGATGTCTCTGAGCAGTGCCTGTTTATCTTTTTCGGCTCCGGTGCCAACGGAAAATCAACGTTTCTCAGGACAATCGATATGCTAATGGGGGATTACGGCCAGCAAACAGCTACCGAAACCCTCCTGGTTAAACAAAAAGGCGCTATTCCCAACGACATCGCCAGGCTGAAAGGTTCCAGGTTTATTACCGCATCCGAGGCCGAAGCCGAACAGCGGCTTGCCGAGAGCCTTATCAAACAGATGACAGGCGGCGATATAATTTCAGCCAGGTTCCTCCATCAGGAGTGGTTTGATTTCGAGCCTACTTATAAAATTTTCCTGGGCACCAACCACAAGCCGGTTATTAAGGGCACGGACTATGCTATCTGGCGCAGGATCAAGCTGGTGCCTTTTGAAGTAACCATCCCGGAAAATGAAAGAGACGGCAAGCTGTTGGACAAGCTCCGGGATGAACTCTCTGGTATCCTCTCCTGGGCGATACAGGGATGTATGGAGTGGCAGAATAGCGGCCTGGGAATACCTCAGGAAGTTTCCGCCGCTACGGATGAATATAAAAACGAGATGGATATCATCAGTGACTTTATCAATGAATGCTGTATAGAAAGCCCCGGTAGCAGGGTATTGTTCAGGGATCTCTATCAGGCATATAAAAACTGGTGTGATGAGAACGGGGATTATCCGCTAAAAAAGAATGCCTTTAGCAGACGGCTAAGGGAGAAAGGCTATGTTCAGGCCCGTATAGGGAACAGTGGTGCTAAAGGATGGAAGGGTATAAGCTTGGTAGAGGAATTTCTTCCAGACCAGGTAGGCTGACTCATTTTAGCAAAACTGACTCATTTGAGGCTAATTTCGCTTTTTTCTATATGAATTTTCTTTATAAAAAAACTTCAAAATTGTGTTAAATGGGTCAGT
Above is a window of Desulfosalsimonas propionicica DNA encoding:
- a CDS encoding ATP-dependent nuclease — its product is MITKVKIQGYRKYKNFTFRPNPRLNLIVGSNESGKSTLTEAIALALTGRINGRTAAEELNPYWFNIEIVEKFVRSRTAGKRVTWPEICIELFFEDCDELQQLCGAINSDVPTNACPGTAMRVFPDPEYADELEEWAKRPSNLLPVEYYKIDWRSFADTVITSRPKHLATAIIDSRTVRSTTGVDYHMRYILNDGLKPAERAAISVAYREIKASLSNSVLKSVNDRMAEMHASLHDQPISLSMDQSARTSWEGAVTPHVNNVPFSMAGQGQQAAIKISLAMSRHSESAAFVMIEEPENHLTYTSLTTLLQRMESLAGEHQQLFITTHSSFVINRMGLNSLHLLGGSNPYKIDEMEESTVRYFQKLPGYDTLRMVLSNKIVLVEGPSDEIIFERIFRDKYGYRPMELGIDVISLHGLSFHRCLELCAALDKYVAAIRDNDGAEPDELTKPLEEFLVEGRREFFIGKKDHGGTLEPQLLFYNGEMALREVLGISENANLSTWMKREKTEAALRIASAQKSIIPPQYMLDATSFIHG
- a CDS encoding UvrD-helicase domain-containing protein; this encodes MANYLKIAVAGSGKTQSIVEHCASLQKDYRALVVTFTQNNQAELRNRIAKDAGDHSGILVMGWFMFLLRDFARPFLPFKFTGERIHGFNFDGRPYRMAKGLRRFLDQSGSAYACELARLSHELVEASHGALLRRLECIYDLILIDEIQDLSSHDWEIIDILLNSSLEVRMVGDIRQAVLSTNPRSPKNKKYAYADALKWFREREVRGILNVSYCTTTWRCHPKIAEFSDTIFNSSWSFPPTESVNKRITDHDGVFLLRQEHVQEYVDRFRPKCLRDSANSGKAFDLNYTNFRLAKGTSCKRVLIVPTAGIRQFLQSGIYLNPIPAAKFYVAVTRAEQSVAIVVDNPGQSRLPYWKPK
- a CDS encoding ATP-dependent nuclease — translated: MKIEKVLIKNFRCFGPGWCKIKMENCVTAFVGNNGSGKTAVFQALSRLFGITPSQRRVRRQDFHLPVNQQDLQSGTTLSIEVLFSFPELKWLDEDAAEEAVPEFFRQMAASAPGSTLKARMRLQATWTDDGTPEGNIEEDLRWITTLDDDFEWDDCNRVQAMERGAIQLIYVPATRDAAGKVNALLKGRLWQAAKWSDQFRDRSEETAQEIQRQFWREDPTRFVSERLSRRWKQVHEADTDSTPFLRLIESRFEELVRKAEFAFFPDEANQERELSDLSDGQRSLFHIALTAATLEVEKDLFAQPSEESAFDQEKLRRTSLTLLAIEEPENSLSPFFLSRILSQVREVGAMSSAQVALSSHSPAILSRIEPKEVRYFRLKRDTRRAFVKRLKLPKDDIEASQYVRLAVRAYPELYFARFVILGEGDSERLVIPRIAQAMGIQLDPSFVPIVPLGGRYVSHFWRLLNSLGIPHATLLDLDLGRAHGGGALIADLVAKLKEFDNDLGDNAIVEAGKIDPDGVDAIDDYELMDEDEDNDWLKALRQEGIFFSFPLDIDFAMLHAFPGAYQRPHPGGRGPRGGADAIDDKKKVTLKTNGDPELYDEDYKEEFKWYPYLFLNRSKPDMHIAALARVEDDDLAKNAPPELVALIEHLKKKLDLEENNE
- a CDS encoding UvrD-helicase domain-containing protein, with translation MSLLRPDEWEPQGVTELEPRAWAALRQTAQSVLVTAGAGAGKTEFLAQKATYLLQTGLCSTPKRILAISFKRDAAYNLAERVAKRCPAEQARRFDSYTFDAFSKSLVDRFRAAIPEPYRPPANYRIVMPRRLEYEYFLDTYNIRGVNAQQLERAIARIQLPVADNGPELQRAVALYWQSQYNDYTYVSLSFPMLNRLVELLLRENPEILKALRLTYSIVFLDEFQDTTFSQFQLLRTAFDGSDAIFTAVGDDKQRIMVWAGAMPDAFDQFERQFGAKRISLVSNWRSHEDLVRIQHVIATRIDSTVEEPEARVERLVDGDVAAIWEFAGENEESNCLAQWIEREVQAENIEQHDVAILVRMRADVVESQLSPAFEAHGLRLRNVARNVGDIAIQDLLSEDLTQILMRLLRLGATEKSPENWNAALRDLQFLEAVNSSDEAGLRRLQQRLEKFVRKFRRKLRSLDPIPNSETGSAGAALDFVGTQVLRRAFPAYQRQTDFDRIWKGFLLLLRECLEDAETWSDALDKFEGLNHTALMTIHKSKGLEFHTIIFYGLDNQTWWSLRPDRMEELNSFFVAFTRAKQRGFFTLCNERGQPVVWIENLLAPAGVRRIDFCGGSGVKSVD
- a CDS encoding MerR family transcriptional regulator, with the protein product MEKTYSIGDVAKLTGITEKQLRFWEEKAYIPQPERVVCGGRSYRRYSEEQIEFLKAVKQYRDYGYQLRRALQLANMDKGGESNGS
- a CDS encoding phage/plasmid primase, P4 family, encoding MKQTSITQEVNLKEIPQELLNKEQWIAWKGEYKENGKVVKRPIDPNTGLYAKTNTPDTWSSFAKAFKHYRDNDLDGIGFVFSETDPYLGIDLDDCLDDGLSPEMETLVKSFNSYTEISPSGRGLHIIVKGKLPGRGLRKDKIEVYDKARFFTITGNRMANTPKQIAEREDAINLLYDKLLSPQTNDTGNNNGTEKSMPAGDTEKFKALWDGNYQDYHSQSEADLALCQLLTHYSGKNPEAIDKLFRNSGLYRPKWDEAHYSDGSTYGQTTIQKAIETSGNSRQEKPETSTQQPEFNRTDLGNAERLVYHFGDKIRYCHAWKTWFIWDGCRWCPDETNRIREFAKQTVRLIYHEAKKTEDDSKRQALAKHAVSSESESRIRSMVSLAQSDNQVAIKPDEFDCDRFLFNCLNGTLDLRTGRLFPHRKENYITKLAKIHFDPYAKCPQWMSFLNRIMDKNANLIEFLKRAVGYSLTGDVSEQCLFIFFGSGANGKSTFLRTIDMLMGDYGQQTATETLLVKQKGAIPNDIARLKGSRFITASEAEAEQRLAESLIKQMTGGDIISARFLHQEWFDFEPTYKIFLGTNHKPVIKGTDYAIWRRIKLVPFEVTIPENERDGKLLDKLRDELSGILSWAIQGCMEWQNSGLGIPQEVSAATDEYKNEMDIISDFINECCIESPGSRVLFRDLYQAYKNWCDENGDYPLKKNAFSRRLREKGYVQARIGNSGAKGWKGISLVEEFLPDQVG